Genomic window (Staphylococcus debuckii):
CTCAACATATGTCTCAAAACTTAGCTAAGGTATTAGTTTATGTTGTGATTGTCATTATGTATATTATTCGTATCATCGTTTACTACTTAAACTTAATGGCTATTGTTCAATTCTTTAGTAAAGCTACAGAGCACTTCCATCCAGAAAATAATCAAAAATCTACGACTATTGGAGACAAAGTAGTTGAAAGTTCCGTTGCTGTAAAAGGTTCTAAAAATACTAAAGAAAAAGATAGCAATAAAGATGAGAAAACGAATCATGTTACAAATAAAGCATCTGAAGAGAAAAACAAAGCTGAAGAAAAACTTAACACCAATGACAAACAAGAAGATATCAAAGAAACTAAAGAAGAGTATTCAGATTCAACATTTGATCATTTAAAAAATAAGAAAAAAGATGTTGATGAACGTTCAGATGATTTTAAAAGATAATTGAATAAATAGACTAAGATATAATTCTAGTCTCAAAAAGAAGTCGGTGGAAACCTCAAAAGTTTTCACCGACTTCTTCTTTTATTTTAAAAAATGTTCTTCTAAATAGCGCGCAGCACCATTTTCTTCATTATCATAAGATGTCACATCTTTAGCGAGTGCTTGAATTTCAGGTCGTGCATTTTTCATAGCAACTGTATAATGTCCGAACGCAAACATTGAGCGGTCATTATCACTATCACCTATCACGAGTGTAGCTGATTGCGGAATATTAAAATGCTCAATCATTTCTTTTATACCTGTACCTTTATCGATGCCTGCTGCCATAGTTTCTGCATTAAAACGAGAGGAATTAGAGACAGAAATTTGTAAAGCATCTTTTTCTTCAATCAAGTGTTCTCTGAAGCTTGTCACTTTTTCTAAATCAGGTGTGAACATATAAATCTTAGAAAATTTCGTTTCAGGAATTTCATTAACCCAATTGACGTTACCATTGAGTGCAGCTTTACGTGAATTCCACTCACTGATGCCGACATTATTAGGAGGTGTGTCGCCTTCTATCATCTTCGTAATCCATTCATGATCTTCATTTAAAATCATACGCTTACCGCTAAATGGAAATACTTCATAATAAATATGCTGCGCTTTAGCTTCTTTAATAATTTGTTGGACAGCATCATAAGTCAAACTATGTGCAAAAATCATTTCCCCCTCTGCATCGCCGCGTGTGCCATTAGAAGAAATGACACCGTCGATTTCAAAGCCTTCTGGTGTTAGATTTTTAATTTCATCAAAAGAACGACCTGTTGCGATAAATACTTTATATCCAACTTGACGTAATTTTTTAATAATCTCAGCCGTTTCATCTGATA
Coding sequences:
- a CDS encoding HAD family hydrolase gives rise to the protein MDNVQAIFLDMDGTILQHNNKVSDETAEIIKKLRQVGYKVFIATGRSFDEIKNLTPEGFEIDGVISSNGTRGDAEGEMIFAHSLTYDAVQQIIKEAKAQHIYYEVFPFSGKRMILNEDHEWITKMIEGDTPPNNVGISEWNSRKAALNGNVNWVNEIPETKFSKIYMFTPDLEKVTSFREHLIEEKDALQISVSNSSRFNAETMAAGIDKGTGIKEMIEHFNIPQSATLVIGDSDNDRSMFAFGHYTVAMKNARPEIQALAKDVTSYDNEENGAARYLEEHFLK